The genomic segment ACACGGCAAGTCGTGCAGGTCCCGGGTGGCAAGGCGGTGTTCCCTTCGCTGTCCGTTGCGGAGCACTTTCGGATGGCGCTGTGGCTCGTGCCCACCGGCGGCGCCGACGAGGTCGAGCGCGCGCTGGACCACTTCCCCGTCCTGCGGGAGCGGTGGGACCAAGCGGCGGGCACGCTGTCGGGGGGGCAGCAGCAGATGCTCGGGCTGGCCATGGCGCTGGTCACGCGTCCGCGGCTGTTGCTGATCGACGAGCTTTCGCTGGGGCTTGATCCAACGACCGTCTCGCGCCTGCTCGACGTCGTGCGCGCGATCAACGAGCAGGGGACGGCGATCGTGGTTGTGGAGCAGTCCCTGGACATCGCCGCCTCCATCGCCCACCGCGCCTACTTTTTGGAGAAAGGACAGGTCCGCTTTGAAGGACCACCGGCCGAGCTGCTCGAGCGTCCGGACATCGCGCGCTCGGTGTTTTTGGCTCCCGCGTCCGGCGCCGGGGCTTCGCGGCGGAGGCGCAGGGCCGCGGACCCCGGGCCCCCGGTGCTGCGGATCGAAGGCCTTCGCAAGAGCTTCGGCGGAATTGTCGCCGTGGACGGCGTCGACCTCGAACTGCCCCCGGACCGCATCGTCGGGCTCATCGGGCCCAACGGCTCCGGCAAGACCACGCTGTTCGACCTCATCTCCGGACATCTCACCGCCGACGAAGGCCGCATCGAGTTCGGGGGACGGGACGTCACCGCCTGGGGGCCGCACCGGCGTTCGCTGGCCGGGCTCGGACGGTCGTTCCAGGACTCGCGGATCTTCGGCTCCCTCCCTGCATCCGCGAACCTTGCCGTGGGGCTGGACCGCCACGCCCAATGCCGCGACCACCTGGCGTCCGCGCTGTGCCTGCCCGCCGCCTGCCGCGCCGAGGCCGGGACGCGAAGCCAGGCCGACGAGATCGCCGGCCTGCTGGGACTGGACCGCTACCGCGAGTCGCCGGCAGCGGAGCTTTCCACCGGGACGCGCCACATCGTCGACCTGGGGATGGCCCGCGGACACCGTCCGAGCGTTCTGCTGCTGGACGAGCCATCGTCGGGGATCGCACAGAGGGAGGCCGAGGCGCTGGGCCCCCTGCTGCGGGGGGTCCAGGAGGAGCTGGGCTGCGCGATGCTCGTTATCGAGCACGACATGAGCCTGCTCGCGTCCGTCGCCGACGAGATCGTGGCTCTGGAGGGGGGCCGGGTCATCGCCCGCGATACTCCGGGGCGCCTGCTGCGCAACAGGCGAGTCGTGCGCTCCTACCTGGGACGCACGACGAGCTGAACCGGGTCGGCCCCACGTTTCGGGGGGGTAAGCGCGGCAGATCTCAGACCAACGGAGGATGTACGGCAGCCGCGGCGCCGCCACGATCGGCATGTGGCTCGAAGTCCGATCAGGAGGCACGGGATCCCGAGTCTCTCGACACAAGGAGAGCGTCATGACGCATTCGATTGGTGTCGGCCGCCTCAGGCTGTTGGCAGCCATCGTGGTCGCAACCAGCATCCTGCAAAGTGGCGGTTCCGCAGCCGCGCGCACCAGCGGTGAGCACTGTTTCACCCCGGGCGGAGCCGACCTCAACCAGCTGCATGGAACGGACGCTCGCATCGTGGCTCCCTTTTGTCGGGAGGTCCTGGCCGGGGAGCGCTGGATCCCGGCCGCGGCGTGGGTAGCGAACTCTCACTACGAAGTTCTTCCGGCGGGATATGTTCCGGCCGCCCCCTATCCGATAGAGGACTTCAACGCGAAGTTCGTTCGCGCCCGATATGTCATCGATCGCGGGTCGAGGCAAGAGCGGAGTTGGACATTTCTCGCCTCGGAGGTAGTGCGCGAGGGCCTGACGTATCCCGGCACGGATCTACCGATGTCGGCGCTGATCGCGGTCCTTCGACCGTTGCCTGTCGGACGGCACTCCGCCGACATCTTCGTCACGATGAGCGCCGACCACTGGGACGGCTTCGGAGACGACCCCGCCGTCGACCTCGTCCGCGCCGGCGAGACTCACTGGGCCAGCGTGAGCTTCACTGTCCGGCCGTCCGGGTAATGAGCTGGTCCGCAAGCGCCGGACTCCAACCACCATCATGTGCGGCCTAGTGCGTGCCGGTGTTCGCGTCACTCCGGTCAGTCACTGCGATGGTGGTGCGAGACGGTCCAGGATCTCCTTGGGCGTCTGCACGCGCACGCGGCGGGCCGCCTTCTCGATCTCGGCGGGGATCCCACCGGTCGCGGCGCAGATCCCAACCACTGCGGACACGTTGTCGACCGTGACCTCGAACGTGGGATCGACCAAGGCGGCGCGGTCGCTGAACAACTGCACCGAAGGCCACTGAAGGACGTCCTCCACTCGTTCGGGCGTTCCGCCCGGCACCGCCAGGGGAGCAAGTTCAAAGACCCTTTCGCCGTGAATTGCCAGGGGCCGCCGGGCCGTCGCGAGGATGTGGCCGCGAACGCCCGCGCCGGCGATGTCCTGCACGGCGCGCGCCACGTGGGGCTCGTCGCACCCGTCCAGGATGAGCAGGAGCCGTCCCTTTTCGAGCAGGACCGCTATGGCGTCGGCCGGGGTCGAACCCGCGGCTCCCAGCGCTGCGCAGATCCGCCGCCCCAGCTCCGACGGCGTCGCGCCGGCCGCGTCCACCAGCCAAACCCCGTCCTCGGCCCCCGCAACGGCGACGGCGCCGGCTTGCAGAGCCAGCCGGGTCTTGCCGACTCCCGCAGGGCCGGTAATGGTGACGACGGGCGCCTTCGTCCAGAGCTGCGCAAGCTGAACGACCTCCTCGTCGCGGCCGACAAACGACGTCCACTGCTCGGGAAGGTTGTGACAGCGGCTGTCCAGCGACATCAGCGGCGGGAATCTGGAGGGGGCGTCCGTTTCGTCCAGCTGCCAAAGGCGCAGTGGGACGTCCAGATCGCGCAGCACGTGGTGACCCAGGTCGTCCAGGCGCCAGCCCGGGGGGAGCCGTCCATCGACGGCTCTGGCAACCGGATCCGACAGGACGGTCTGTCCGGGGTGGGCCACACCGCGGATCCGTGAGGCCCGATTCACAGGGGGGCCGAAGTGGTCCCCGCCTCGCGACCGGACGGGCCCCGCGTGCACCGCCGCACGCATACGAATCCCCGCTGGGCCCGCCTTCTCCGCCATCCTGATCGCGACCACGCAGTCGACGGCGTCCTGCTCTGTGTCGAACACGCAGAACGACGCCTGCATCTCGCCGCCGATGCGCACCACCTCGCCCCGGTGGAGGTCGGCCTTCCGGCGAATGATCGCCCCGTGCTGCGTTACGCCAGGGCCCTCGTGCACTCCCGGGAGGTCGGTGAGAAGGATGGCGACCTGCCGCATCCCAGGGGGCCTAACCTGCGAGCTCTTGAGGATCCTGGTCGGCGAACTCGTCGATCAACGCGTCGAGCGCGTCGTGGTCCAGGGACTCGGTCCACATCTGGTCAAAGGCATCCGCACCGACTGCGGCCCGGGCTCGCACCTGAATTCCTTCGACACGCGCGAGACGATTTGGCGGCAACGAAACTCCGCCTCGCGCGCGCCGCGCTTCCGCACAAGCTGCGGCCCTGATCGCACCGCTCGCGTCTCCTTGCTGGAGCAGCGCGTCCGCCAGCTCCTCGAGCATGTCCACCACGTAAATCTCATTTTGCGAATCCCGCGCGAGCTGCAGCGCCTCCACCGCGCATGCTCTCGCCCTGTGGAGGTGCCCCAGCTGCCCATTCGCCTCGCTCAAACCTCCGAGGCAGCCGATCTCCAGCCTGCTATGCCCGATCTTGCGCGCAAGGGCGAGACTCTGCTCGAGGTGCACAACAGCCTGGCGCGGGTCCCCCAACGCGAGGATCGTCAAGCCCAGATCGCCCGTGGCCTCGGACAGCGAGACCTGGTCCCCGACGCGCTCCGCGAGCTCG from the Actinomycetota bacterium genome contains:
- a CDS encoding ATP-binding cassette domain-containing protein, with translation TRQVVQVPGGKAVFPSLSVAEHFRMALWLVPTGGADEVERALDHFPVLRERWDQAAGTLSGGQQQMLGLAMALVTRPRLLLIDELSLGLDPTTVSRLLDVVRAINEQGTAIVVVEQSLDIAASIAHRAYFLEKGQVRFEGPPAELLERPDIARSVFLAPASGAGASRRRRRAADPGPPVLRIEGLRKSFGGIVAVDGVDLELPPDRIVGLIGPNGSGKTTLFDLISGHLTADEGRIEFGGRDVTAWGPHRRSLAGLGRSFQDSRIFGSLPASANLAVGLDRHAQCRDHLASALCLPAACRAEAGTRSQADEIAGLLGLDRYRESPAAELSTGTRHIVDLGMARGHRPSVLLLDEPSSGIAQREAEALGPLLRGVQEELGCAMLVIEHDMSLLASVADEIVALEGGRVIARDTPGRLLRNRRVVRSYLGRTTS